The following are from one region of the Carnobacterium gallinarum DSM 4847 genome:
- a CDS encoding WxL domain-containing protein has translation MGLAKVTLIGLVAFSALALENISQAVTLKSSGDITYLENTTEPELVDPEKPGIGENIKPVEPNPGTPGPLSIDYVSNFHFNQQMISGNDATYYSTLTDITDADGSSNPRKVPNYIQVTDNRGSNAGWSLAVKQEGQLTSSSTKSVLEGAKIQISNLASDSKNKESDGSNVPSLATSVTGNNYTLVPGTSVGLVNAATGQGVGSWTTLFGSNMDHSADTSVSLFVPGKTAKVKEAYKATISWIISADPSN, from the coding sequence ATGGGTTTAGCAAAAGTAACCTTAATTGGTTTAGTAGCTTTTTCAGCATTAGCGTTGGAAAATATTAGCCAAGCAGTTACTTTGAAATCAAGTGGAGATATCACTTATTTAGAAAATACTACAGAACCAGAATTAGTGGATCCAGAAAAACCGGGAATAGGTGAAAACATTAAACCTGTTGAGCCAAATCCAGGAACGCCTGGTCCACTAAGTATTGATTATGTATCGAATTTCCACTTCAATCAACAAATGATTTCTGGTAATGATGCAACTTACTATTCAACATTAACAGATATTACAGATGCAGATGGTAGTTCAAATCCACGTAAAGTACCAAATTACATTCAAGTAACGGATAATCGTGGTTCAAATGCAGGCTGGTCGTTAGCTGTCAAACAAGAAGGACAATTAACATCAAGTTCAACGAAATCTGTTCTAGAAGGAGCAAAAATTCAAATCAGTAATTTAGCTTCAGATTCTAAGAATAAAGAGAGTGATGGATCTAATGTTCCTAGTCTGGCAACTTCAGTAACAGGGAATAACTATACATTAGTGCCGGGTACATCAGTTGGATTGGTGAATGCAGCCACGGGACAAGGTGTAGGTAGTTGGACAACTTTATTTGGTTCTAATATGGACCATTCAGCAGATACATCCGTTTCATTATTTGTACCAGGTAAAACAGCTAAAGTAAAAGAAGCTTATAAAGCTACTATTTCATGGATCATCTCAGCAGACCCAAGTAACTAA
- a CDS encoding WxL domain-containing protein, with translation MKLTKLSIIGLVAFSSIFAASTPASAALETGQAAKITSTGSITMRSDGDETGENTGALRIGNVSNITFADQLISGDNQVYRANFKAADTEGNLNPDSIQVIDNRGSNKGWTLQVSNDGFASVDGTIPLAATKLKINATGASNLSGNLIPTIAGGGLRSVELGADGFKTLVNSKVNEGIGTTTTTFGTATTDAATKNADITLSIPGSSAKVKDTTYQTTLTWLLLDDPSN, from the coding sequence ATGAAATTAACAAAACTATCAATTATTGGGTTAGTTGCCTTTTCAAGTATATTTGCTGCTTCAACACCAGCATCTGCAGCATTAGAAACAGGTCAAGCAGCTAAAATCACTTCAACTGGATCCATCACAATGCGTTCAGATGGAGATGAAACAGGCGAAAATACTGGAGCATTACGTATTGGAAATGTATCGAATATTACATTTGCGGATCAATTAATCTCTGGGGACAACCAAGTTTATCGTGCAAACTTTAAAGCTGCTGATACAGAAGGAAACTTAAATCCAGATAGCATTCAAGTTATTGACAACCGTGGTTCTAATAAAGGTTGGACTCTACAAGTAAGTAATGATGGTTTTGCTTCAGTAGATGGAACAATTCCTTTAGCAGCAACAAAATTAAAAATCAATGCAACAGGTGCATCAAACTTATCAGGCAACTTGATTCCAACAATTGCAGGTGGCGGGTTGAGAAGCGTTGAATTAGGAGCAGATGGTTTTAAAACTCTTGTGAATTCAAAAGTTAATGAGGGGATCGGGACAACAACAACAACATTTGGAACAGCAACAACAGATGCTGCTACAAAAAATGCGGATATTACTTTGAGCATCCCCGGTTCTTCAGCAAAAGTAAAAGATACAACTTATCAAACAACATTGACTTGGTTATTATTGGACGACCCATCTAACTAA
- a CDS encoding WxL domain-containing protein yields MKMTKLAAVALVTGAGFTLLAPLACADEAGQASKVTSSGVVTFESTPTDPNGNTGPLRIQSVSSIDFGSVGIKGDTMTYPARYSATEKEDHLGSDGAVISTDYLPLNITTVDDRGSNAGWQLQVTQSRQFTELDASGALKPGGLELNGASIKLSADNAVRPEDKKTEPAVTVPTSFSTNVVVNNKMQPLVKANVGEGMGTWNSRMGSVVADATDAKNPNVELTIPGGIQIVEASYQAELTWLLIDSPDLTPAS; encoded by the coding sequence ATGAAAATGACAAAATTAGCTGCAGTAGCTTTGGTAACTGGAGCAGGATTTACTTTATTAGCACCACTTGCATGTGCAGATGAAGCTGGGCAAGCATCAAAAGTGACATCAAGCGGAGTCGTAACTTTTGAAAGCACTCCGACAGATCCAAACGGAAACACTGGTCCGCTAAGAATTCAATCTGTTTCAAGTATTGACTTTGGTAGTGTAGGAATTAAAGGGGATACTATGACTTATCCTGCACGCTACTCTGCAACTGAAAAAGAAGATCATTTAGGATCAGATGGTGCTGTAATAAGTACAGATTACTTACCACTAAACATTACAACTGTTGATGATCGTGGTTCAAATGCTGGTTGGCAGTTGCAAGTTACGCAATCTAGACAATTTACTGAATTAGATGCTAGTGGAGCTCTTAAACCAGGCGGCTTAGAATTAAATGGCGCATCAATTAAACTATCAGCTGACAACGCCGTTCGCCCAGAAGACAAAAAAACTGAGCCAGCTGTAACAGTTCCAACTTCTTTTTCAACTAACGTTGTTGTGAACAATAAAATGCAACCATTAGTAAAAGCAAATGTCGGTGAAGGAATGGGAACTTGGAATTCACGTATGGGTTCAGTAGTTGCCGATGCTACCGATGCTAAAAATCCAAATGTCGAACTAACAATTCCGGGTGGAATTCAAATCGTTGAAGCAAGTTATCAAGCAGAATTAACTTGGTTACTGATTGATTCACCAGATCTTACACCAGCATCATAA
- a CDS encoding WxL domain-containing protein: MKLTKVVLTTLLASTALIGAALPVQAATFPASTDGIVNFKDADGTAAPVDPTEEGKEPVKPVPPTSTSGLLRFDQVPTLNFGTVEIKGEEVTQAAQYVRLNDEMDAFKKYTPAYLQITDERGSNAGWSVNLKASSFSAYADVAATTPVAGVEDLIGAEISMKSAKVKSHSNVGDALKPTVVTSTLALNENAQTVLSAGVGKGMGIWSSSFYKDETGTLTAPPFTTDEAVIPTDDTIELKIPGTAKKSKDYTYKSTLEWVLSDTPDTTVTP; the protein is encoded by the coding sequence ATGAAATTAACTAAAGTTGTTTTGACTACATTACTTGCTTCAACAGCCCTAATTGGTGCTGCATTACCAGTACAAGCGGCTACATTCCCGGCATCAACAGATGGAATTGTAAATTTTAAAGATGCAGATGGAACAGCTGCGCCTGTTGATCCAACTGAAGAGGGAAAAGAGCCAGTTAAACCAGTACCACCAACAAGTACATCTGGTTTACTACGTTTTGATCAAGTTCCAACTTTGAATTTTGGAACAGTTGAAATCAAAGGTGAAGAAGTTACTCAAGCAGCACAATATGTCCGCTTGAATGATGAAATGGATGCCTTTAAAAAATATACACCCGCTTATTTACAAATTACGGATGAACGTGGTTCAAATGCTGGTTGGTCTGTAAATCTTAAAGCATCGTCATTTTCAGCATATGCTGACGTGGCAGCAACAACTCCAGTAGCGGGAGTGGAAGATTTAATTGGAGCGGAAATCAGTATGAAATCAGCTAAAGTTAAATCACATTCTAACGTAGGTGATGCATTGAAACCGACAGTTGTAACTAGCACGTTAGCATTAAATGAGAATGCTCAAACAGTACTTTCTGCAGGAGTAGGAAAGGGTATGGGGATTTGGAGTAGTTCATTCTACAAAGATGAAACTGGAACATTAACTGCACCCCCATTTACAACGGATGAAGCAGTGATTCCAACTGACGATACAATTGAATTGAAAATTCCTGGAACAGCTAAAAAATCAAAAGATTATACGTATAAATCAACATTAGAGTGGGTTCTTTCTGACACACCTGATACAACAGTAACACCTTAA
- a CDS encoding WxL domain-containing protein, which yields MKVTKKSLISLVSLATFTIGGTPTLAATVGTATPEGSVTFGERTDGGDGNVTLPGTGEPGEVVRPVDPTPSPAGPLMITNAPKFDFGTVEIKSTDATYPVKASEYFTTVNNVPTTAKVYKSPMVQIEDVRSEVDSQTWSLAVSATPFTAGGAELAGAEIRIGQKSVVFNNTLAAADQKNPAGITTTAGGYTIKPTAQTVLSSAAGKGNGKTTLVLDNNYREGGYDDGSGTTSQYTADSKIDDVQLYVPITASKSKGQIYTSTISWIVSDTPEAINATN from the coding sequence ATGAAAGTAACAAAAAAAAGCTTAATTAGCTTAGTATCATTAGCAACATTCACAATCGGAGGAACTCCAACATTAGCAGCAACAGTAGGAACTGCAACGCCAGAAGGAAGTGTAACATTTGGCGAACGTACAGATGGTGGTGACGGTAATGTTACTTTGCCAGGAACAGGTGAGCCAGGAGAAGTAGTTCGTCCAGTTGACCCCACGCCATCTCCAGCAGGCCCATTAATGATTACAAATGCACCAAAATTTGATTTTGGAACTGTAGAAATTAAAAGTACAGATGCAACTTATCCGGTGAAAGCATCAGAATATTTTACAACAGTCAATAATGTTCCAACAACAGCTAAAGTTTATAAATCTCCAATGGTTCAAATTGAAGATGTGCGTAGCGAAGTTGATTCTCAAACATGGTCATTAGCAGTTTCTGCAACACCGTTTACTGCAGGTGGAGCTGAATTAGCTGGTGCTGAAATCCGTATTGGTCAAAAAAGTGTCGTGTTTAACAATACTTTAGCAGCGGCAGATCAAAAAAATCCAGCTGGAATTACAACAACAGCAGGTGGCTATACAATTAAACCAACGGCTCAAACAGTCCTATCTTCTGCAGCAGGAAAAGGGAACGGTAAAACAACATTAGTCTTAGATAACAATTATCGAGAAGGTGGATATGATGATGGTTCAGGTACAACATCACAATACACGGCTGATTCAAAAATTGATGATGTTCAATTATATGTACCAATAACAGCAAGCAAATCAAAAGGTCAAATTTACACATCAACCATTTCTTGGATAGTATCAGATACTCCAGAAGCAATAAATGCAACTAACTAA
- a CDS encoding DUF916 and DUF3324 domain-containing protein, with protein MKKKIAFAITTVMVLTAGVFIQPQKSLAADDNNGSSNVSVSTNQPENQIDKNQSFFDVRMNPGQKQDLEVVLTNTTNEELTMLASANSAITNDNGVVDYSWKLKDALAAAKENNKDKTKLPIDLKTVTYDSTLKYPLSEIATMPEEINIPAKSQVIAKIQVKMPTETISGVIAGGVYLTQKEESTKDEDASKGVQIKNKFVYVVGIQLRQNEDISALKPDMKLDKKKILPTQVNYRNYLGINLQNTEAIYIRNLTVDAKVYQKGNNQVLHEAKQEGMKMAPNSNFNFGVNWENQEFKAGTYRVKVTAKAEDYDKTWSWDEEFTIERKTADKLNKQAVELEKPDYTIYYIIAGVTLIVFLLIILYLIKRHLDKKKEVERRRIARAKARKKRRNGKTRSESSKKTEGSSTSKHTSKSSSSKPRPDSTSKKLK; from the coding sequence GTGAAAAAGAAAATAGCTTTTGCCATTACGACAGTCATGGTACTTACTGCAGGGGTTTTTATCCAACCACAAAAAAGTTTAGCAGCAGATGATAATAATGGTTCTAGCAATGTTTCAGTATCTACTAATCAACCAGAAAATCAAATTGATAAAAACCAATCGTTTTTTGATGTACGTATGAATCCCGGTCAAAAACAAGATTTAGAAGTAGTGTTAACCAATACTACCAATGAAGAACTGACGATGCTGGCTAGTGCAAATTCAGCGATTACAAATGATAATGGTGTCGTAGATTATAGTTGGAAATTAAAAGATGCTTTGGCAGCAGCTAAAGAAAATAACAAGGATAAGACTAAATTACCAATTGATTTAAAAACAGTTACCTATGATTCGACTTTAAAATACCCATTGTCAGAAATAGCAACGATGCCTGAAGAAATTAACATTCCAGCTAAATCACAAGTTATCGCTAAGATACAGGTGAAGATGCCTACAGAAACGATTTCGGGAGTAATTGCCGGTGGAGTTTATTTAACTCAAAAAGAAGAATCAACCAAGGATGAAGATGCCTCAAAAGGGGTTCAAATTAAAAATAAATTTGTTTACGTAGTAGGTATTCAATTACGTCAAAACGAAGATATTTCAGCTCTTAAACCAGATATGAAATTAGATAAAAAGAAAATTTTACCTACCCAAGTTAATTATCGTAACTATCTAGGCATTAATTTGCAAAATACAGAAGCCATTTATATCCGCAACCTCACAGTAGATGCAAAAGTGTATCAAAAAGGGAACAATCAAGTTTTACATGAAGCGAAGCAAGAAGGTATGAAAATGGCACCAAATTCAAATTTTAATTTTGGTGTGAATTGGGAAAACCAAGAATTCAAAGCCGGAACATATCGTGTAAAGGTAACAGCTAAAGCTGAGGACTACGACAAGACATGGTCATGGGATGAAGAATTTACAATTGAGAGAAAGACTGCTGATAAATTAAATAAGCAAGCCGTTGAATTAGAAAAACCAGATTATACAATCTATTATATTATAGCTGGAGTGACTTTAATCGTATTCCTTCTGATTATTCTTTACCTAATCAAGCGTCATTTAGATAAGAAAAAAGAAGTAGAACGTCGTAGAATCGCACGAGCAAAAGCAAGAAAAAAACGTAGAAATGGTAAAACAAGATCTGAATCAAGCAAAAAAACAGAAGGCTCAAGTACATCAAAGCATACAAGTAAAAGCAGTTCAAGCAAGCCAAGACCTGATTCGACTAGTAAAAAGCTTAAATAG
- the add gene encoding adenosine deaminase translates to MDSLKQEIVEKLPKVELHCHLDGSVSRKTIRKIAEAQDYPLPSSESELRNLVQAGEDCQSLLEYIGKFDTVLDCLQVEEAITEAAYDLIGDVKAENVAYIEVRFAPMLSTHKGLSADQVVQAALTGFKKGEADFGVKSRGILCMMRHHDDQRNREVVELTKEYLGQGIVGIDLAGDEASYPAGNYKELVKLANDYDLPITLHAGECGCAGNVRESVDMGATRIGHGIALKDDPEILAYCVEQGITVEICPNSNLQTKTVTEWSDYPYLKLKEAGLNISLNTDNRTITDTNLTKEFMTLDNLYQIGYEGMQELTENGIKASFTEESMKKELLAFVRKEYQEVSRNA, encoded by the coding sequence ATGGATTCGTTGAAGCAAGAAATCGTCGAAAAATTACCAAAAGTGGAATTACATTGTCACCTAGATGGTTCTGTTAGCCGGAAAACAATTCGGAAAATTGCAGAGGCACAAGACTATCCATTACCATCAAGCGAGTCAGAGTTGCGCAACTTAGTGCAGGCTGGGGAAGATTGTCAAAGCTTATTAGAATATATTGGAAAGTTTGATACAGTGTTGGACTGCTTGCAAGTAGAGGAAGCTATTACCGAAGCGGCTTATGATCTAATTGGTGATGTGAAAGCCGAAAATGTAGCTTATATTGAAGTTCGTTTTGCGCCGATGTTGTCTACACATAAAGGTTTGTCAGCAGATCAAGTTGTACAAGCGGCATTAACTGGATTTAAAAAAGGTGAGGCCGATTTTGGTGTGAAGAGCCGTGGTATTTTGTGTATGATGCGTCATCATGACGATCAGCGCAATCGTGAAGTTGTTGAGCTGACAAAAGAATATTTAGGACAAGGTATTGTAGGGATTGATTTGGCAGGAGATGAAGCAAGTTATCCGGCTGGAAATTACAAAGAATTGGTTAAGTTGGCAAACGATTATGATTTACCAATTACCTTACATGCTGGAGAATGTGGCTGTGCAGGTAATGTTCGAGAATCCGTTGATATGGGAGCGACTCGAATTGGGCATGGGATTGCATTAAAGGATGATCCAGAAATTTTAGCCTATTGTGTAGAGCAAGGAATTACAGTTGAGATTTGCCCCAATAGTAATTTACAAACAAAAACCGTAACGGAATGGTCAGATTATCCTTATTTGAAATTAAAAGAGGCTGGGTTGAACATCTCATTAAATACAGACAATCGTACAATTACAGATACGAATTTAACCAAGGAATTCATGACGTTAGATAACTTGTATCAGATTGGCTATGAAGGGATGCAAGAGCTGACAGAGAATGGTATAAAAGCTAGCTTTACAGAGGAATCCATGAAAAAAGAGTTGTTGGCATTCGTTAGAAAAGAATACCAAGAAGTAAGCAGGAATGCTTAA
- a CDS encoding dUTP diphosphatase, which translates to MTKKRGFEVIEKYQEAGIQVPTRATKQAAGYDFEAAEDIVIPTFWKTLIKTIIWEVTGAFKEVEISDRDQKFLKPILVPTGIKAYMAEDEYLQLANRSGNPLKSFLILANGVGVIDADYYNNLDNEGHIMFQFLNFGLSDKVIKKGDRIGQGIFLPFLKADNEAEIASERTGGFGSSGK; encoded by the coding sequence ATGACCAAAAAACGTGGATTTGAAGTAATAGAGAAGTATCAAGAAGCAGGCATTCAAGTGCCAACCAGAGCAACAAAGCAAGCAGCTGGTTATGATTTTGAAGCAGCAGAAGACATTGTGATTCCAACATTTTGGAAGACATTAATCAAAACAATTATCTGGGAAGTTACAGGTGCATTTAAAGAGGTAGAGATTTCAGATAGAGATCAAAAATTTTTAAAACCAATCCTAGTTCCGACGGGTATTAAAGCATATATGGCCGAAGATGAGTATCTACAATTGGCAAATCGCTCTGGTAATCCATTAAAAAGCTTTCTAATATTAGCTAATGGTGTCGGTGTTATTGATGCTGATTATTATAACAACCTTGATAATGAAGGACACATTATGTTCCAATTTCTGAACTTTGGTTTAAGTGATAAAGTTATAAAAAAAGGTGATCGAATCGGACAAGGTATTTTCTTACCGTTTCTAAAAGCGGACAATGAAGCAGAAATTGCTAGCGAACGTACTGGCGGATTCGGTTCATCAGGTAAATAA
- a CDS encoding T7SS effector LXG polymorphic toxin, whose product MSSNMYVGEVRQQVQSINSNCQSTVATMEQIQQALSAIIIEPSLKGATYDSMKNYFNTVYMPVTKGFILVCERMIEANQQFLNRYLDQVDVNSLQESVLEERIRQYNRLSEMLDSIVDPVGFNARMIDGLQEMRQQTVRKLDALREYDYFSIQIFDELEAQLATLEAGVTVLAEGKAWNQTAGIFSTMGLNLDWAGDINSSWKAYDDKKKGIDEEKEKELKEYKVYAMIYIDADGNPKVSWQLEKNGKGVMNPELYQYLAKAGKYLDADSFEFITQGAWDAKVKDGWRNGYNYVTGEVYNKILGKIVSSAQSVEDGVNWLNESELGQAIQVLGFSYALYKVTTVKGSATVKNNEYKITWKKNINPTQEVISNTNIPKSFTIKGQMVNGKEVWVHGNATKHMGEVINSAKGSIITENELMLSFQESVAKILPQVNPGKNFIIVNGWEIGINGDTGVIYHALYKP is encoded by the coding sequence ATGAGTAGTAATATGTATGTAGGCGAAGTTCGTCAACAAGTTCAGTCCATTAATTCTAATTGTCAGTCAACCGTAGCGACAATGGAACAAATCCAACAAGCGTTAAGTGCCATTATTATTGAACCTAGCTTAAAAGGGGCAACCTACGATTCAATGAAGAATTATTTCAATACCGTTTATATGCCTGTTACAAAAGGATTTATCTTGGTATGCGAACGAATGATAGAAGCGAATCAACAGTTCCTAAATCGGTATTTAGATCAAGTGGATGTAAATAGTTTACAAGAATCTGTTTTAGAAGAACGGATTCGACAATATAATCGATTGAGTGAAATGCTCGATTCTATAGTTGATCCAGTTGGTTTTAATGCAAGAATGATTGACGGATTACAAGAAATGCGTCAACAAACAGTCCGAAAATTAGATGCTTTAAGAGAATATGATTATTTCTCTATCCAAATTTTTGATGAATTAGAAGCCCAATTGGCAACATTAGAAGCTGGGGTCACTGTTTTAGCAGAAGGGAAAGCATGGAATCAAACGGCAGGAATCTTTTCAACGATGGGATTAAACTTGGATTGGGCTGGAGATATTAATAGTTCTTGGAAAGCATACGATGATAAGAAAAAAGGGATAGATGAAGAAAAAGAAAAAGAGTTAAAAGAATATAAAGTTTATGCTATGATTTACATAGATGCAGATGGAAATCCTAAAGTATCTTGGCAATTAGAAAAAAATGGAAAAGGTGTTATGAATCCAGAGTTGTATCAATATTTAGCCAAGGCAGGTAAATATTTAGATGCGGATTCATTTGAATTTATTACTCAAGGTGCTTGGGATGCTAAAGTAAAAGATGGTTGGAGAAATGGGTACAATTATGTAACTGGTGAAGTTTACAATAAAATACTGGGAAAAATTGTTTCCAGTGCACAGAGTGTAGAAGATGGTGTCAATTGGTTAAATGAATCTGAATTGGGACAAGCTATTCAAGTTTTAGGGTTTAGTTATGCCTTGTATAAGGTAACTACAGTAAAAGGCAGTGCCACTGTAAAGAATAATGAGTATAAGATTACTTGGAAGAAAAATATAAATCCCACTCAAGAAGTAATTTCAAACACAAATATACCGAAATCTTTCACCATAAAAGGTCAAATGGTTAATGGGAAGGAAGTATGGGTACACGGAAATGCTACTAAACATATGGGCGAAGTTATAAACTCTGCTAAAGGCTCAATAATAACTGAAAATGAGTTAATGTTAAGTTTTCAAGAATCAGTTGCTAAGATTTTGCCACAAGTAAACCCTGGTAAAAATTTTATTATTGTTAATGGATGGGAAATAGGTATTAATGGCGATACAGGCGTAATATATCATGCTCTATATAAGCCTTAA
- a CDS encoding DUF3958 family protein — MNNQTVEEATYELRKIREQLDDNRRAFTEHYRKKEDVATIFQEVTNSFHEDKEIWKEGEMRYTSESIFDEVSSCQSKFWNQYEEDLDELERENSYLYQKETDLIAEKKELLKKETTK; from the coding sequence ATGAACAATCAAACTGTAGAAGAAGCAACGTATGAACTAAGGAAGATTAGGGAGCAATTAGATGATAATAGACGTGCTTTTACAGAACATTATCGCAAGAAAGAGGATGTTGCCACTATTTTCCAAGAAGTGACTAATTCTTTTCACGAGGACAAAGAGATTTGGAAAGAGGGAGAAATGAGGTATACATCTGAATCTATTTTTGATGAGGTTTCTAGTTGTCAAAGTAAATTTTGGAATCAATATGAGGAAGATTTAGATGAACTAGAACGTGAAAATAGTTATCTTTATCAAAAAGAAACGGATTTAATAGCTGAAAAAAAAGAGCTCCTAAAAAAGGAGACGACTAAATGA
- a CDS encoding TIGR04197 family type VII secretion effector encodes MATFQSDLNKASALATSLSNSVVPLNQGKKIQTATLTTLQGNGKSVSLTEKQQGLKSSFAAALIRDIANIHSVASDFEVMNKELENLMTPAALGGKSK; translated from the coding sequence ATGGCTACGTTTCAAAGTGATCTAAACAAAGCAAGTGCATTAGCAACCAGTTTATCTAATTCAGTAGTACCATTAAACCAAGGAAAGAAAATTCAAACAGCGACACTAACTACTTTACAAGGGAACGGCAAATCCGTCTCTTTAACAGAAAAACAGCAGGGATTAAAGAGTTCTTTTGCGGCAGCATTAATACGAGATATTGCAAATATTCACAGTGTCGCAAGCGATTTTGAGGTGATGAATAAAGAATTAGAAAATTTAATGACTCCTGCAGCATTGGGCGGGAAGTCTAAATGA